From the Clostridium sp. Marseille-P299 genome, one window contains:
- a CDS encoding FtsX-like permease family protein has product MKLNVLFRSTIRQPVRSVLLFLLVGAISFLFVSRAVEYFVINQEVERISAYYRAIATLHTQDTDDVTNGISIVKDSKYVAFDDNWRMSTGVLQGLYNPDIDGTSSDYPGSPVSSVGLNVSDILIYGTIDSKEILEIPSDLHRLTETQYQVNFKVDYVEAGYPERVRVGQLVTLSLDDESEEVAKELYESLNQGVRYFLRAYYNPDSKEFRLKPIIGELWAFPVQAGETIDFSSDEWADFANEVAVLKENQSTMLVVGLKDMSAQPMVQPTYSKEGRYYLVDGRWLNMEDNNNANRVCMVRQEFAQLRGLSVGDRITLTMRELKTLYYGYIIFGEDWDHWENYDTYTETFEIAGIYNIMTTSSTGLTSRNLRVFIPDSCMPVEIGILGNTQSSYSFVLNSPRDIQSFTEETSTALSAIGMRAVFMDNGWETFNASTEPILSSTSLNALVSGLTLILALLLAVFLYLRGRRHDFAILRALGVSKKATVFWMLLPMLVIGGGGTIISGVLSWRYTLGKVFKTLASLKGSTEFTVSASLPLTWLALLCISIVAFMITLTFFGVLSLASQPVLMLLLNTGSRVKQNKKVGNTVNEIKEDNTSPVRGSTAANIVCSIGKNPESHTNLGFAQITRYVFHHIVRAPLKTCLAIVLPMCSIAAIGWIHQTIVFSTGEVARLYETTVVTGDIIKGNTTSYNGGESGSFIRKQTIDDLVSTGYIKDMYVESAAEAVVYPMIDGILQLNIAKSGIVLYGFDRPEHFFSGSGKNIKIEYSGSISETLFTKKFSSDSDIISTGEPPPAVLPKMLMERLSVQIGNVINIESGYKAYTFRVAGQYSEPIAGNLGSSVETILMPLSMLTLLKEGELLYISAEFVIDPAKNRDLASFREEAESIVMRSDAGVVELRLLLWDEELTKVVGPLEKNIELLTVLYPVVVVVSTLIAIVLSLLLITQRSKETAIMRILGATKLRVRIALTLEQAILCLTGAIIGLILVTLLNGSTISLPGSVVLCAFVYFAGTLLGAVVGAGFAVERSPLELLQVKE; this is encoded by the coding sequence CTTGTGGGGGCTATTTCATTTTTATTTGTTTCCCGGGCAGTCGAGTATTTTGTGATAAATCAGGAGGTAGAGCGTATCTCCGCTTATTACCGTGCGATCGCCACCTTACATACGCAGGATACGGACGATGTCACCAATGGTATCTCTATTGTCAAGGACAGTAAATACGTGGCGTTCGACGACAACTGGCGGATGTCCACGGGTGTACTTCAAGGGTTATATAATCCAGACATTGACGGAACCAGCAGTGATTACCCCGGTTCCCCCGTCTCTTCTGTCGGGCTGAATGTTAGCGATATATTAATATACGGAACGATTGATTCAAAGGAGATTTTAGAAATACCGTCAGATTTGCACAGGTTAACTGAAACTCAATACCAGGTTAATTTTAAGGTGGACTATGTGGAAGCTGGTTATCCTGAACGTGTGAGGGTTGGACAGCTTGTTACGCTGTCCCTCGACGATGAAAGTGAAGAGGTTGCAAAAGAACTGTATGAGTCCCTCAACCAGGGCGTACGTTATTTCCTTCGGGCGTATTACAATCCCGACTCAAAGGAATTCCGACTCAAGCCAATCATCGGTGAGTTGTGGGCTTTTCCCGTTCAAGCAGGAGAAACCATTGACTTTAGTTCCGATGAGTGGGCAGACTTTGCCAATGAAGTAGCGGTACTAAAGGAAAATCAAAGCACTATGCTAGTTGTCGGCTTAAAAGACATGAGCGCTCAACCTATGGTGCAACCTACCTATTCCAAGGAAGGTCGCTACTATTTGGTTGATGGGCGATGGCTGAATATGGAGGATAACAACAATGCCAACCGTGTCTGTATGGTACGCCAAGAGTTTGCCCAGCTTCGCGGCTTGTCGGTGGGAGATAGGATTACGCTGACGATGAGGGAATTAAAAACGCTGTATTATGGATATATCATATTCGGCGAGGATTGGGATCATTGGGAAAACTACGATACGTATACCGAGACGTTTGAGATTGCGGGTATTTATAACATTATGACCACAAGTAGCACAGGATTAACTTCACGCAATCTCCGAGTTTTCATACCAGATTCCTGTATGCCCGTTGAAATCGGTATCTTAGGGAATACTCAAAGTTCCTATAGTTTTGTCCTGAACTCGCCTAGAGACATACAGTCATTCACCGAAGAGACCAGCACTGCGTTATCGGCAATCGGTATGCGTGCGGTGTTTATGGACAACGGATGGGAGACTTTCAATGCGTCAACCGAACCGATATTAAGTTCCACGTCTTTGAATGCACTGGTATCTGGACTGACTCTCATCCTAGCACTGCTTCTAGCTGTGTTCCTTTATCTACGTGGACGCAGGCACGACTTTGCCATCCTGCGAGCCTTGGGAGTATCTAAGAAGGCCACCGTTTTCTGGATGCTCTTGCCGATGCTAGTGATTGGCGGCGGTGGCACCATCATAAGCGGGGTTTTATCATGGAGGTACACACTTGGGAAAGTTTTTAAGACGCTGGCTTCGCTTAAAGGCTCCACGGAATTTACAGTGTCTGCGTCGCTACCTCTTACCTGGCTAGCCTTACTTTGTATTAGCATCGTAGCTTTTATGATTACTCTTACGTTTTTCGGGGTGTTGTCACTTGCCAGCCAGCCAGTCTTGATGTTACTTTTGAATACTGGTTCACGAGTAAAGCAGAATAAAAAAGTTGGTAACACAGTCAACGAAATCAAAGAGGATAATACTTCCCCTGTGAGAGGGAGCACTGCGGCAAACATAGTTTGCAGCATCGGCAAAAACCCAGAGTCTCATACGAATCTTGGGTTTGCCCAAATTACCCGCTATGTATTCCACCATATCGTCCGCGCCCCCCTTAAAACCTGTCTTGCGATTGTTTTGCCAATGTGTTCTATCGCAGCTATTGGGTGGATACATCAAACGATAGTATTCAGCACCGGTGAAGTAGCACGTCTTTATGAAACAACCGTCGTAACCGGTGACATCATCAAAGGTAATACAACTTCGTATAATGGAGGAGAGAGTGGTTCATTTATCAGAAAACAAACGATTGACGACCTCGTGAGCACAGGTTATATCAAAGATATGTATGTGGAATCAGCAGCGGAAGCTGTTGTTTATCCTATGATAGATGGTATATTACAACTTAATATTGCCAAAAGTGGTATCGTTTTGTACGGATTTGACAGGCCAGAGCACTTTTTCTCAGGGAGCGGCAAAAACATTAAAATAGAATATTCAGGAAGCATAAGTGAAACTCTTTTTACCAAGAAATTCTCTTCAGACAGTGACATAATCTCGACGGGAGAGCCTCCACCTGCGGTGCTTCCAAAAATGCTAATGGAGCGCTTAAGCGTACAAATTGGAAATGTGATAAATATTGAAAGTGGCTACAAAGCCTACACATTTAGAGTGGCAGGGCAGTATTCCGAGCCGATTGCTGGCAACCTTGGCTCCAGTGTGGAGACCATTCTTATGCCGTTATCTATGCTTACACTCTTAAAAGAAGGTGAGCTATTGTACATCTCGGCAGAATTTGTGATAGACCCAGCAAAGAATAGAGACTTAGCGTCGTTTCGAGAAGAAGCCGAAAGCATTGTTATGCGGTCTGACGCTGGGGTTGTTGAGCTTAGGTTATTGCTTTGGGATGAAGAACTTACCAAGGTCGTTGGTCCTCTAGAAAAAAACATTGAGCTGTTAACCGTACTCTACCCAGTAGTTGTAGTGGTGTCAACGTTGATTGCCATTGTATTATCACTGCTGTTGATTACGCAGCGATCGAAAGAGACAGCCATTATGAGGATACTGGGGGCAACGAAGTTACGCGTTCGTATCGCACTCACTTTAGAGCAAGCCATACTTTGCCTCACCGGGGCTATCATAGGCTTGATATTGGTTACGTTATTAAACGGAAGTACAATTTCATTACCAGGTTCTGTTGTGCTGTGTGCTTTCGTTTACTTCGCTGGAACATTACTTGGAGCGGTTGTTGGTGCAGGCTTTGCTGTCGAACGCAGCCCTCTTGAACTTTTACAGGTCAAAGAATAG
- a CDS encoding ABC transporter ATP-binding protein, producing the protein MLKLENVGYRYKQGDRDALTGINCTFDSELFHAIIGTSGSGKSTLLSLMAGLDKPGVGRISINGEDLSKLNLDRYRREQVSMIFQAFQLFPMLSAIENVIYPMELNGVPLKQAKMRAMELLGAVDITKEKHRRYPSRLSGGEQQRVAIARALAGGARILLADEPTGNLDTVNGNRVIEILSNLAHNDGYCVIVVTHDLSIANSADRVYRMTDGILAEENR; encoded by the coding sequence TTGCTTAAACTTGAAAATGTTGGATATCGATATAAACAGGGTGACCGCGATGCACTGACCGGAATAAATTGTACGTTTGATAGCGAATTGTTTCATGCTATTATTGGGACTTCTGGTAGTGGAAAAAGCACGTTGTTATCTCTTATGGCAGGACTTGATAAACCAGGAGTCGGCAGAATATCGATCAATGGCGAAGATTTGTCAAAACTTAACTTAGACCGCTACCGCCGGGAACAAGTGTCAATGATCTTCCAAGCCTTTCAGCTGTTCCCTATGCTTTCTGCAATCGAAAATGTTATATATCCAATGGAATTAAACGGCGTGCCGCTTAAGCAAGCTAAGATGAGGGCTATGGAGCTTCTAGGTGCGGTGGATATAACGAAAGAGAAACATCGACGTTACCCATCGCGATTATCGGGCGGTGAACAGCAGCGGGTGGCGATAGCACGTGCATTGGCAGGTGGTGCTCGGATACTATTAGCGGATGAGCCCACAGGAAACTTGGATACTGTCAATGGTAACCGAGTGATTGAAATTCTTAGCAATCTCGCACACAACGACGGTTACTGTGTTATTGTAGTCACTCACGATTTGAGTATTGCGAACTCCGCTGATCGCGTGTATCGCATGACCGATGGGATACTTGCTGAAGAAAATAGGTAG